The Candidatus Zixiibacteriota bacterium genome window below encodes:
- a CDS encoding SDR family NAD(P)-dependent oxidoreductase: protein MLRDKVVIVTGGAQGIGKHAARTFAAEKANVVIADLNEERACKTAGELGEQTETLAIRTDVRDPESVERMVDEVIRRFGQIDVLVNNAAIVPHFAWGIPRWPRISEMSKEFWDRVIQTNLGGTFLCTRQVIPHMEKRRSGHIINLYGGGGIKPAGACAYVVTKDAIRTFTRYVAEEVRDSNICVVIFSPRVPIVTEDAPAEAFARLPGPEILGKGFVLAAELPVEQSGEIFSYQDGRLVNEP from the coding sequence ATGCTTCGTGACAAAGTCGTGATCGTTACCGGCGGCGCCCAGGGAATCGGGAAGCACGCGGCGAGAACTTTTGCCGCCGAAAAGGCCAACGTGGTCATCGCCGACCTCAACGAGGAGCGGGCCTGCAAGACGGCGGGCGAGCTCGGCGAGCAAACCGAAACGCTCGCGATCCGCACCGACGTCCGCGACCCGGAGAGCGTGGAGCGTATGGTCGATGAGGTGATACGGCGCTTCGGTCAGATCGATGTGCTGGTCAACAACGCCGCCATCGTACCGCACTTTGCCTGGGGGATCCCCCGCTGGCCGCGAATCAGCGAAATGTCGAAAGAGTTCTGGGACCGCGTCATCCAGACCAATCTCGGGGGAACGTTCCTCTGCACGAGGCAGGTGATCCCGCACATGGAGAAACGCCGCTCCGGTCACATCATCAATCTGTACGGCGGCGGCGGCATCAAACCCGCTGGCGCCTGCGCGTACGTGGTCACCAAGGATGCCATCCGCACCTTCACCCGCTACGTCGCCGAGGAAGTACGCGACTCCAATATCTGCGTGGTGATCTTCTCGCCGCGCGTGCCCATCGTGACCGAAGACGCCCCCGCGGAGGCGTTCGCCCGACTTCCCGGCCCGGAGATCCTTGGAAAAGGCTTCGTGCTCGCGGCCGAGCTGCCGGTCGAGCAGAGCGGCGAGATTTTTTCCTACCAGGACGGCAGGCTGGTCAACGAGCCGTGA
- a CDS encoding gamma-glutamyl-gamma-aminobutyrate hydrolase family protein → MSRIGPGGAPVIGVTADLTPAPAQKGAGEEALLFLPRRYCLALQRYGALPVMLAPVSQGRAVDGLLDRLDGLLISGGNFDIHPRRYGEKAVAALGEIKPERTAFELELIERALRRDMPLLGICGGAQALNVALGGSLYQDISTQLPGAGVHQRTPGRTAPRHSVRILAGTLLRRIVGSERLTVNSRHHQAVKEPGKGLVVNATAGDGLIEGIESRNHPFALGVQWHPEALSDRSSAGRRILTFFVATCRRFARRS, encoded by the coding sequence ATGAGCAGAATCGGCCCGGGAGGCGCGCCCGTCATCGGCGTTACAGCCGATCTCACTCCGGCACCGGCGCAGAAAGGGGCGGGTGAAGAAGCCCTGCTTTTCCTGCCCCGGCGCTACTGCCTCGCCCTGCAGCGCTATGGAGCGCTGCCCGTGATGCTTGCGCCGGTCTCCCAAGGTCGGGCTGTCGACGGGTTGCTCGACCGGCTGGACGGACTATTGATCAGCGGCGGAAACTTCGACATTCACCCCCGTCGCTACGGCGAGAAAGCGGTTGCCGCTCTGGGAGAGATCAAACCCGAGCGGACCGCGTTCGAGCTCGAGCTGATCGAGCGGGCCTTGAGGCGAGACATGCCGCTGCTCGGTATCTGCGGCGGCGCGCAGGCGCTCAACGTCGCCCTCGGCGGCTCGCTCTATCAGGACATCTCGACGCAGCTCCCCGGCGCCGGCGTCCACCAGCGCACGCCGGGAAGGACCGCTCCCCGCCACTCCGTGCGCATTCTCGCAGGCACGCTGCTTCGGCGAATCGTCGGGAGCGAGCGCCTCACGGTCAACAGCAGGCATCACCAAGCCGTCAAGGAACCCGGGAAAGGGCTGGTCGTCAACGCCACCGCCGGGGACGGCCTGATCGAGGGGATCGAAAGCCGGAACCATCCTTTTGCGCTCGGCGTCCAGTGGCACCCTGAAGCTCTGTCCGATCGCTCTTCCGCCGGGCGCCGAATACTGACGTTTTTCGTGGCAACCTGCCGGCGGTTCGCCCGGCGATCATGA
- a CDS encoding glycine/betaine/sarcosine/D-proline family reductase selenoprotein B, producing MRVVHYLNQFFGGAGGEERAGMGLEVREGAVGPGKLFEQAMGGEARIVRTLVCGDNYAVEEQESMLASALAAILEAGAELLVAGPCFQAGRYGIAAGAVCAAAQERFGIPVVCAMSSENPGAELYREKLYIVDSGTSAARMRDVMARMAGLARKLVAKAEIGLPAEDGYLPRGFIRDRFVEQTAGQRLVAMALAKARGKPYEPEMPPPAFTPIPKPPPVKDLSRARIMVITDGGLVPRGNPDHIESSAATRWGRYSIEGVADLRGEDYEISHGGYDPQFVRQDPDRLVPVDALRELEREGVIGKLHDEFFSTSGLANPLSNTRRIGREMAETIRLLDVDAVLLTST from the coding sequence ATGCGGGTCGTCCATTATCTGAACCAGTTCTTCGGCGGCGCCGGAGGCGAGGAGCGGGCCGGTATGGGGCTGGAAGTGCGCGAGGGCGCCGTCGGCCCCGGGAAGCTCTTCGAGCAGGCGATGGGTGGCGAGGCGCGGATCGTCCGCACGCTGGTATGCGGCGACAACTACGCCGTGGAGGAGCAGGAGTCGATGCTCGCTTCGGCGCTGGCCGCGATCCTGGAGGCCGGCGCCGAGCTGCTGGTCGCCGGACCATGCTTTCAGGCCGGGCGATACGGGATCGCGGCGGGGGCGGTCTGCGCCGCCGCGCAGGAGCGCTTCGGGATCCCGGTCGTCTGCGCGATGAGCTCCGAGAATCCCGGCGCGGAACTGTACCGGGAAAAACTTTACATCGTGGACTCCGGAACCAGCGCGGCCAGGATGCGGGACGTGATGGCCCGCATGGCGGGCTTGGCGCGGAAGCTCGTGGCCAAGGCTGAGATCGGTCTGCCGGCCGAGGACGGATATCTGCCGCGGGGCTTCATTCGCGACCGCTTCGTCGAGCAAACTGCGGGGCAGCGCCTGGTGGCGATGGCCCTCGCGAAAGCGAGGGGCAAGCCGTACGAGCCCGAAATGCCGCCGCCCGCCTTCACACCGATCCCGAAGCCGCCGCCGGTGAAAGATCTCTCGCGGGCGCGGATCATGGTGATCACCGACGGCGGTCTGGTTCCCAGGGGAAATCCGGACCACATCGAAAGCTCGGCCGCGACCCGCTGGGGGCGGTACAGCATCGAAGGGGTGGCCGATCTTCGCGGAGAAGACTACGAAATCTCGCACGGCGGCTACGATCCGCAGTTCGTGCGCCAGGATCCCGACCGCCTCGTCCCGGTCGATGCGCTCCGGGAGCTGGAACGAGAAGGCGTCATCGGCAAGCTCCACGACGAGTTCTTTTCCACCTCGGGGCTGGCCAATCCGCTTTCGAACACGCGCCGGATCGGGCGCGAGATGGCGGAAACCATCCGGTTGCTGGACGTGGACGCCGTCCTGTTGACCTCGACCTGA
- a CDS encoding CocE/NonD family hydrolase produces the protein MTDSTGDVLDREAAERALFPGRGLPGGGQLEIRMEISDKHPDPDIRAVARRVKPYNLESWHAEWTGVARKNEELAERFESQGLNVTAHEFYLRAADFYRRALVYMPDSDPRMLPTYRKLQTTFDKAWNLVPPPFERVQIPYEGHRLDALFYPAGGNGRFPVVYNYAGADGILLRGDDGGARQYVRRGMSFIDVDGPGHGGSLREKGLYAPPDSERVAKAVIDYLVTRPDVDPERIGVHGSSMGGYSGPRCATEEKRIRAVAVWSGAYNLVDDLFDYYPPIQDRLRWLTGARDLKEAREKMREFTLEGRAQKIECPLLVGYSRDDRVMDPRGALKLYEKSVNSPNRAMLDGVGHGEKRFDRRSAIADWFMKQLHAG, from the coding sequence ATGACCGATTCGACAGGTGACGTGCTCGACAGAGAAGCGGCCGAGCGGGCTTTGTTTCCGGGGCGAGGGCTTCCCGGGGGCGGCCAGCTGGAAATCCGGATGGAGATTTCCGACAAGCACCCCGACCCGGACATCCGCGCGGTCGCGCGGCGGGTCAAGCCGTACAATCTGGAAAGCTGGCACGCCGAGTGGACGGGGGTCGCGCGCAAGAACGAGGAGCTGGCGGAACGATTCGAAAGTCAGGGCCTGAACGTTACCGCGCACGAGTTCTACCTGCGGGCGGCCGATTTCTATCGGCGAGCGCTGGTCTACATGCCCGATTCCGACCCGCGTATGCTACCGACTTATCGCAAGCTCCAGACGACCTTCGACAAGGCCTGGAACCTCGTGCCGCCTCCGTTCGAGCGGGTGCAGATCCCCTACGAGGGACACCGGCTGGACGCTCTTTTCTATCCCGCCGGCGGAAACGGCCGTTTCCCCGTGGTGTACAACTACGCGGGAGCCGACGGCATACTGCTGCGCGGCGACGACGGCGGCGCCCGCCAGTACGTGCGCCGCGGCATGTCGTTCATCGACGTGGACGGGCCCGGGCACGGCGGAAGCCTGCGCGAAAAGGGGCTGTACGCGCCGCCCGACTCCGAGCGCGTCGCCAAAGCGGTCATCGACTATCTCGTCACCCGGCCGGACGTCGACCCGGAGCGGATCGGCGTCCATGGCTCGAGCATGGGCGGCTATTCGGGCCCGCGGTGCGCGACCGAGGAAAAACGCATACGGGCCGTCGCCGTATGGAGCGGGGCCTACAACCTGGTCGACGACCTGTTCGATTACTACCCGCCGATCCAGGATCGGCTGCGCTGGTTGACCGGCGCCCGCGATCTCAAAGAGGCCAGAGAAAAAATGCGCGAGTTCACGCTCGAAGGGAGGGCGCAAAAGATAGAGTGCCCGCTGCTCGTCGGCTACAGCCGCGATGATCGCGTCATGGACCCTCGCGGCGCGCTGAAGCTTTACGAAAAATCGGTCAATTCCCCGAATCGAGCGATGCTCGACGGGGTCGGTCACGGTGAAAAACGCTTCGACCGCCGCAGCGCGATCGCCGACTGGTTCATGAAGCAGTTACACGCCGGGTGA
- a CDS encoding transglycosylase SLT domain-containing protein translates to MKSVAAALVLLFCASGPLPAAAQEPDAGSLFAAAYAAFSAGDRATARELFQRTLAADYLLSDHSLYHLASIASEEADWPAAVGFLEQLRQRFPSSIWYHRAGLQRAKVELAQKNYAAAAALAKALRSEKSLPSDVAEEALFVQARAIEREGDLARAHSLFQELRAAAPRSPWAAAARREVERLRQAYPERFGLVTVADLAEEARRLALEREHGAAEALYKKLLAQDLEPPLRLRFLSRLARVYLAARRRNEALPVLEEIAREFPDGAEAAEAVFRIGQILWNRNDNLRALDYFHRLMERYPRSPYNDQAYFAAADIYESLGRKDEAAAFYTTIGKRFPHSRTRNDATWRLAWLHYRSGNHSKAFETFKRLAGRTDDDRYRMAARYWQARSAEKSGMAETAIRLYREICAAPEESYYQSLAAERLKRSGIEIEQPQPPSKMAEAEIDPALSPALAFHLERARELGRIQLRRFAVRELEELRRAGAMQPGLSVLLAREFARNQAFSQSVAVTNGLPVSWSERDFYRFPLAYWTTVRKEAAEKELDPYLVVSLIRQESLFDPRARSPASAMGLMQLLPSTAARIARQSGLAGFSEEKLFEPELNIALGTQYLKDLLRRYANNLIKAIAAYNAGEAAVDRWERELASDDVEEFVERIPYLETRQYVKLVVRNHRIYKKLYDR, encoded by the coding sequence ATGAAGTCGGTTGCGGCCGCACTCGTCCTGCTCTTCTGTGCCAGCGGGCCGCTCCCGGCAGCGGCGCAGGAGCCCGATGCCGGGAGCCTCTTTGCAGCCGCCTACGCGGCCTTTTCCGCCGGGGACCGCGCCACGGCCCGCGAGCTCTTTCAGCGGACGCTCGCGGCCGACTACCTCCTATCCGACCACAGTCTTTATCATCTCGCCTCGATCGCCTCGGAAGAAGCCGACTGGCCCGCGGCGGTCGGTTTTCTGGAGCAGCTCCGGCAGCGGTTCCCTTCCAGCATCTGGTATCATCGAGCGGGGCTCCAGCGCGCGAAAGTAGAGCTCGCGCAGAAGAACTACGCCGCGGCCGCCGCGCTCGCGAAAGCCCTTCGGTCCGAAAAAAGCCTTCCGTCGGACGTGGCCGAGGAGGCGCTTTTCGTCCAGGCTCGGGCGATAGAACGCGAAGGCGACCTCGCCCGGGCTCACTCGCTTTTCCAGGAGCTGAGAGCGGCGGCACCGCGGTCCCCCTGGGCGGCGGCTGCCCGTAGAGAAGTCGAGCGGCTGCGCCAGGCCTACCCGGAGCGGTTCGGTCTCGTTACGGTCGCGGATCTCGCCGAGGAAGCCCGGCGGCTGGCTCTCGAGCGCGAGCATGGCGCCGCCGAGGCGCTCTACAAGAAGCTGCTCGCTCAGGATCTGGAGCCGCCGCTCCGCCTTCGCTTTCTCTCCAGGCTCGCCCGTGTCTACCTGGCCGCCCGCAGGCGAAACGAAGCCCTGCCCGTTCTGGAGGAGATCGCCCGGGAGTTCCCCGACGGCGCAGAGGCGGCCGAGGCGGTTTTCCGGATCGGGCAGATCCTCTGGAACCGCAACGACAACCTGCGGGCGCTCGACTACTTTCATCGTCTCATGGAACGCTACCCGCGAAGTCCTTACAACGACCAGGCCTATTTCGCGGCGGCCGACATTTACGAGTCGCTGGGCCGCAAGGACGAAGCGGCCGCGTTCTACACCACCATCGGCAAACGCTTCCCGCACAGCCGGACGCGGAACGACGCTACCTGGCGGCTGGCGTGGCTCCACTACCGCTCGGGAAATCATTCGAAGGCCTTCGAAACCTTCAAGCGCCTCGCGGGCCGCACCGACGACGATCGCTATCGAATGGCCGCGCGCTACTGGCAGGCGCGCAGCGCCGAGAAATCCGGCATGGCCGAGACCGCGATTCGTCTTTATCGGGAGATCTGCGCGGCTCCGGAGGAGTCCTACTATCAATCGCTCGCCGCCGAACGGCTGAAACGGTCCGGAATCGAGATCGAGCAGCCGCAGCCCCCGAGCAAGATGGCCGAGGCGGAGATCGACCCCGCGCTTTCGCCCGCCCTTGCCTTCCACCTCGAACGGGCCAGGGAGCTCGGCCGGATACAGCTTCGGCGCTTCGCGGTGCGCGAGCTGGAGGAGCTGCGGCGCGCCGGAGCCATGCAGCCGGGTTTGAGCGTGCTGCTGGCGCGCGAGTTCGCGCGAAACCAGGCTTTCAGTCAGAGCGTGGCGGTCACCAACGGGTTGCCTGTTTCATGGAGCGAGCGCGATTTTTACCGCTTTCCACTTGCCTATTGGACAACGGTCCGGAAGGAGGCGGCCGAAAAAGAGCTCGATCCTTATCTCGTGGTTTCGCTGATCCGGCAGGAGAGCCTCTTCGACCCCCGAGCCCGCTCTCCGGCCTCCGCCATGGGCCTGATGCAACTTTTGCCCTCGACGGCGGCGAGGATTGCCCGCCAGTCCGGGCTTGCGGGCTTTTCCGAAGAGAAGTTGTTCGAGCCGGAGCTCAACATCGCGCTTGGCACTCAGTACCTGAAGGATCTGCTGCGTCGCTACGCGAACAACCTGATCAAGGCGATTGCCGCCTACAACGCGGGCGAGGCCGCGGTGGATCGTTGGGAAAGGGAGCTTGCGAGCGACGACGTCGAGGAGTTCGTCGAGCGGATCCCCTACCTCGAAACCCGCCAATATGTTAAGTTGGTCGTTCGCAATCACCGGATCTACAAGAAGTTGTACGACCGATAG
- a CDS encoding ATP-binding protein, whose translation MVRMLLQTENYAANLQALPVFLTAIAAAALGLVIAAVEKRQAAVPFLAMTLAVAVWLLSYALAYCARVESVAVAWASVGQAGVTAIPAAFYHFTASVLGVHEKRKRSIGLCWLLSGLFLCTVAWTNGFVAGVYLYSWGYYVRYGWIGAAFLLYFFAAIAWSLQAYRLGFRTAGSSTGKLRSKALFTAFCVGYLGAVDYLPAFGVPLYPVGFLPVLASIVLAARAVRRYRLIDVTPAFAAEQVINAMADALLILDHEGIVRVANPAACRLFERQQNRLIGSPVGELGSRWAGACPDLERRILAGSLREVELALPAAANGVTHVSVSSFPMIGEDHRPVAFICIFRDISQQRKSQEELRRHAERQAALYEINRAITSTLELEAVLNLLLDRLERLLPHTAVTVMLLGKQGEDLSKVGCRGIAPDAWKIEERARGQHPVLSRKEVLFVPDIRQSGLPDCDVFARNGFVSCLGVPLMAKDAVFGVLSFYRREPGEFSEEELYFLRNVAAQTAVAIDNSQLYEQARRQAVDLERANRVKDEFLSVMSHELRTPLNVISGYAKLVEDGMLGEVNPEQVNALEKVSRHASELLVMVNSIMDATKIEAGAVVVECEDFSLSEFLQDLAYLYDYPLPKNLSLEWNYQPDLPRIRSDRGKLKHVMQNLINNALKFTEAGRVVVSARRTAEDRVELEVSDTGIGIAPADLPSIFDKFRQVDSSRTRSQGGVGLGLHIVKTFVQMLGGTIRVESQLGKGSTFTITLPCVYSGSAPSRYHAAPPGRTL comes from the coding sequence ATGGTCCGGATGCTCTTGCAGACTGAAAACTACGCCGCGAACCTGCAGGCGCTGCCGGTCTTCCTGACGGCGATCGCGGCTGCGGCCCTGGGTCTGGTCATTGCCGCGGTCGAAAAGCGCCAGGCGGCGGTGCCCTTCCTTGCCATGACGCTGGCCGTGGCCGTCTGGCTCCTCAGCTACGCGCTCGCCTACTGCGCGCGCGTGGAGTCGGTGGCGGTCGCCTGGGCTTCCGTCGGCCAGGCGGGGGTGACGGCGATCCCGGCTGCTTTTTACCATTTCACCGCGAGCGTTCTCGGCGTCCACGAGAAGCGCAAGCGCTCCATCGGGCTCTGCTGGCTCCTGTCGGGCCTGTTTCTCTGCACGGTGGCCTGGACCAACGGCTTCGTGGCCGGGGTCTACCTCTATAGCTGGGGGTACTACGTGCGCTATGGCTGGATCGGCGCGGCTTTCCTGCTCTACTTTTTTGCGGCGATCGCCTGGAGCCTCCAGGCTTACCGGCTCGGGTTCCGGACCGCGGGCTCCAGCACCGGCAAGCTTCGCAGCAAGGCACTGTTCACCGCCTTTTGCGTCGGATACCTGGGCGCCGTCGATTATCTGCCGGCCTTCGGTGTCCCCCTCTATCCCGTCGGTTTCCTTCCGGTCCTTGCTTCCATCGTGCTCGCCGCGCGCGCCGTACGCCGTTATCGGCTGATCGACGTCACTCCGGCATTCGCCGCCGAACAGGTGATCAATGCCATGGCCGACGCTCTGCTAATACTCGATCACGAAGGGATCGTGCGCGTCGCCAATCCCGCTGCGTGCCGGCTTTTCGAGCGGCAGCAAAATCGTTTGATCGGCTCTCCGGTGGGCGAGCTCGGCAGCCGCTGGGCGGGCGCGTGCCCCGACCTGGAGCGGCGGATTCTCGCAGGCTCCTTGCGCGAGGTCGAGCTGGCGCTCCCGGCTGCAGCAAACGGCGTGACTCATGTAAGCGTCTCCTCCTTCCCCATGATCGGCGAGGACCACCGCCCGGTCGCCTTCATCTGCATCTTCCGCGACATCTCCCAGCAAAGGAAATCGCAGGAGGAGCTGCGCCGCCACGCCGAACGCCAGGCGGCCCTCTACGAGATAAACCGTGCGATCACCTCCACGCTCGAGCTCGAGGCCGTCCTCAACCTGTTGCTCGACAGGCTGGAGCGCCTGCTGCCGCACACCGCGGTCACGGTCATGCTCCTCGGCAAGCAAGGCGAGGATCTCTCGAAAGTCGGTTGCCGCGGGATCGCGCCGGACGCGTGGAAAATCGAGGAACGTGCCCGGGGGCAGCACCCGGTCCTGTCGCGCAAGGAGGTCCTCTTCGTTCCCGATATCCGCCAGAGCGGGCTGCCCGACTGCGATGTTTTCGCGCGGAACGGCTTTGTCTCCTGTCTCGGAGTGCCGCTCATGGCGAAGGACGCGGTCTTCGGGGTTCTCTCGTTCTACCGCCGCGAGCCGGGCGAATTCTCCGAAGAAGAGCTCTATTTTCTCAGAAACGTCGCCGCGCAGACCGCCGTGGCGATCGACAACTCGCAGCTCTACGAGCAGGCCCGCAGGCAGGCCGTCGACCTCGAAAGGGCGAACCGGGTCAAGGACGAGTTCCTGAGCGTCATGTCGCACGAGCTGCGCACCCCCTTGAACGTCATCTCGGGGTACGCCAAGCTCGTCGAGGACGGCATGCTCGGAGAGGTCAACCCGGAGCAGGTCAACGCGCTGGAAAAGGTGTCCCGCCACGCCAGCGAGCTGCTCGTGATGGTGAACAGCATCATGGACGCCACCAAGATCGAGGCGGGAGCGGTCGTGGTCGAGTGCGAGGATTTTTCGTTGTCCGAATTCCTGCAGGATCTCGCGTATCTCTACGATTACCCCCTGCCGAAGAATCTCTCCCTGGAGTGGAACTATCAGCCCGACCTGCCGCGGATCCGGAGCGACCGCGGCAAGCTGAAGCACGTGATGCAAAACCTGATCAACAACGCGCTGAAGTTCACGGAAGCCGGACGGGTCGTCGTCTCCGCTCGCCGGACGGCCGAGGATCGGGTCGAGCTGGAGGTCTCCGACACGGGAATCGGCATTGCTCCCGCCGACCTGCCTTCGATTTTCGACAAGTTCCGTCAGGTCGACAGCTCGCGCACCCGCAGCCAGGGCGGCGTCGGTCTCGGCCTCCACATCGTCAAGACCTTCGTGCAAATGCTCGGCGGCACGATCCGAGTCGAAAGCCAGCTCGGAAAGGGCAGCACGTTCACGATTACGCTGCCGTGCGTGTATAGCGGCAGTGCGCCTTCCCGCTACCATGCCGCGCCGCCGGGCCGTACCCTGTAA
- the pal gene encoding peptidoglycan-associated lipoprotein Pal: protein MALLIAAGCGPAANPPQPKWTVENPSASTGAKETRQAASREVKKEPSASSLDALRRGEAAAEGPLKDIHFAFDRYDLSPAARDILKANAAWLKANPSARVQIEGHCDERGTNEYNLALGAKRAEAAKNYLVSLGIAAGRLSTVSYGEEIPVCKEHNEGCWQKNRRARFVVTAGGPAT, encoded by the coding sequence GTGGCGCTTTTGATTGCGGCCGGATGCGGTCCCGCAGCAAATCCGCCGCAGCCCAAGTGGACGGTGGAGAACCCCAGCGCCTCCACCGGAGCGAAGGAAACCAGGCAGGCGGCGAGCCGGGAGGTCAAGAAAGAACCGAGCGCTTCGAGCCTGGATGCCCTCCGCCGCGGCGAGGCGGCCGCGGAAGGACCGCTCAAGGACATCCACTTCGCCTTCGATCGCTACGATCTCTCGCCTGCGGCGCGCGATATCCTCAAGGCCAATGCCGCGTGGCTCAAGGCGAACCCGTCGGCGCGCGTCCAGATCGAGGGCCACTGCGACGAGCGCGGAACCAACGAATACAACCTCGCGCTCGGCGCCAAGCGGGCGGAAGCGGCGAAGAACTACCTCGTCAGTTTGGGAATCGCCGCCGGCCGGCTGAGCACGGTGAGCTACGGGGAAGAAATCCCCGTCTGCAAAGAACACAACGAAGGCTGCTGGCAGAAGAACCGCCGCGCCCGGTTCGTGGTGACCGCGGGCGGACCGGCGACCTGA
- a CDS encoding amidohydrolase/deacetylase family metallohydrolase, which yields MTRPFDLLLSGGTVLDPATGFHGPGDVAVVSGKIAAIGPSLPRDQAVHTLDVRGLYVTPGLIDFHVHSYWGVNPYGLDLDPICAATGVTATVDAGSAGPVNFPGFKRLIHAPSRARMLAFVALAQHGVLHAPGELTDLRFADPEAAARTVAENREIAAGIKVRLHRKAVGDNGREALRLAIEAGESCRAPVMVHIGDTGLWIEEIVDTLRPGDIVTHCYTPQQPAIVDPAGRLRGAVRRARERGVIFDVGHAGGHFDFQLVRSALDGGLAPDIISTDLHGRLGPSNPVVDLPTTMSKFLALGMSLDQVVAACTINAARAIGWEDRLGSVAVGREADLAVLSLTEDRVSLRDSVGGELTAGQRLAVRWTIRAGSVFRAPG from the coding sequence GTGACCCGGCCTTTCGATCTCCTCCTGTCCGGCGGCACCGTGCTCGATCCCGCGACGGGATTTCACGGGCCGGGCGACGTCGCCGTTGTGTCCGGGAAGATCGCCGCAATCGGTCCCTCGCTGCCTCGCGATCAGGCGGTTCACACGCTCGACGTTCGCGGGCTTTACGTCACGCCCGGGCTGATCGACTTCCACGTTCACAGCTACTGGGGCGTCAATCCGTACGGCCTCGACCTCGATCCGATCTGCGCCGCGACCGGCGTCACCGCCACGGTCGACGCCGGCTCCGCCGGTCCGGTCAACTTTCCGGGCTTCAAGCGCCTGATCCACGCGCCTTCGCGCGCCCGCATGCTCGCGTTCGTCGCGCTGGCGCAGCACGGCGTGCTTCACGCTCCGGGAGAGCTTACCGATCTCCGCTTCGCCGATCCGGAGGCGGCGGCGCGCACGGTGGCGGAAAATCGGGAAATCGCCGCCGGGATCAAGGTCCGCCTGCATCGCAAGGCGGTGGGCGACAACGGCCGGGAGGCGCTCCGGCTGGCGATCGAGGCCGGCGAGAGCTGTCGCGCCCCGGTGATGGTTCACATCGGCGACACCGGCCTCTGGATCGAAGAGATCGTGGACACGCTGCGCCCCGGCGACATCGTCACCCACTGCTACACGCCCCAACAACCTGCGATCGTCGATCCGGCCGGGCGTCTGCGCGGCGCCGTGCGCCGGGCGCGCGAGCGAGGGGTGATCTTCGACGTCGGCCACGCCGGCGGCCACTTCGATTTTCAGCTCGTGCGCAGCGCCCTGGACGGCGGGCTCGCGCCGGACATCATCAGCACCGACCTGCACGGCCGGCTGGGCCCTTCGAACCCGGTCGTCGATCTGCCGACGACGATGAGCAAGTTTCTCGCCTTGGGCATGTCCCTGGACCAGGTCGTTGCCGCGTGCACGATCAACGCGGCCAGGGCAATCGGCTGGGAGGACCGGTTGGGGAGCGTCGCCGTCGGCCGGGAGGCCGACCTCGCCGTGCTCTCGCTGACGGAGGATCGGGTCTCCCTGCGGGATTCCGTCGGCGGCGAGCTTACGGCCGGGCAGCGCCTTGCCGTTCGCTGGACGATCCGGGCCGGCTCGGTCTTTCGCGCCCCCGGGTGA